In Vibrio bathopelagicus, the following are encoded in one genomic region:
- a CDS encoding ribosomal protein uL16 3-hydroxylase has protein sequence MYQLSFSMPEFLENYWHKKPTILKGGFQNFVDPISPEELAGLSMEEEVDSRFVSNLDNKWEAEHGPFSEDKFGELTETHWQLVVQAANHWHQGANQLTEAFQQLPNWLFDDLMICYSAPEGGVGPHIDQYDVFIIQGQGKRQWKVGAKDIGQYQETIQASALRQIEGFDPIIDETLEPGDILYIPPGFPHEGTTLEPSMSYSIGYRSPKEQELISNFADFVLAHDMGDVHLHDPEFKSQDNYGKIRASDLNNLTEMLMSALEEPETINDFMGCLLSQSRHQLDIVAPEPLWTAEEIAQHLESEGEIHRVSGLKALYHENESNTAYINGEVVKIEEADSSLLNVLCDDEVINSATMLSPSGVTVVTELVNKGYWFIED, from the coding sequence ATGTACCAACTTAGCTTTTCTATGCCCGAGTTTCTTGAAAACTACTGGCATAAAAAACCAACCATCTTGAAAGGTGGATTCCAAAACTTCGTCGACCCTATTTCACCAGAAGAACTTGCTGGTTTATCGATGGAAGAAGAAGTGGATTCTCGCTTTGTATCTAACCTTGATAATAAATGGGAAGCAGAACACGGCCCCTTCTCTGAGGATAAGTTCGGTGAACTCACCGAAACTCATTGGCAACTAGTGGTGCAAGCAGCAAACCATTGGCACCAAGGCGCTAACCAGTTGACTGAAGCTTTTCAACAATTGCCAAATTGGTTATTCGACGATCTGATGATCTGCTACTCAGCACCTGAAGGTGGTGTAGGTCCACATATCGATCAATACGATGTGTTCATCATCCAAGGTCAAGGTAAGCGACAATGGAAGGTTGGAGCAAAAGATATAGGTCAGTACCAAGAAACCATTCAAGCTTCTGCTCTTCGTCAAATTGAAGGTTTTGATCCAATCATTGATGAAACTTTAGAGCCTGGCGATATTCTTTACATCCCACCAGGCTTCCCTCATGAAGGAACAACCTTAGAACCTTCAATGAGCTACTCTATTGGTTACCGTTCACCAAAAGAACAGGAGCTAATCAGCAACTTTGCAGATTTTGTACTGGCGCATGATATGGGTGACGTTCACCTGCATGATCCTGAATTCAAATCTCAAGATAACTATGGCAAGATTCGCGCGTCTGATTTGAATAACCTAACGGAGATGTTGATGTCAGCGCTTGAAGAGCCAGAAACTATCAATGACTTCATGGGCTGTCTGCTAAGCCAATCACGCCACCAACTTGATATCGTTGCGCCTGAGCCGCTATGGACAGCAGAAGAGATCGCTCAACACCTAGAGTCAGAAGGTGAGATCCACCGTGTATCTGGCTTAAAAGCGCTCTACCACGAGAATGAAAGCAACACGGCTTACATCAATGGTGAAGTGGTCAAGATTGAAGAAGCGGATTCATCACTACTAAACGTACTTTGTGACGACGAGGTGATTAATTCAGCAACCATGTTGTCTCCTTCCGGTGTAACTGTCGTGACTGAATTAGTGAACAAAGGCTACTGGTTCATCGAGGACTAA
- a CDS encoding primosomal replication protein: MNHFSKLKSVLDTLIGHCSQVDKSRGAYHQALFDRTLFKCSASILLPYAMEAQTTYRTILREQANNQLTASRATYLTDKLTNQIAAVQRELANHDLRLDRKSKLGKSLNDLYNELAQHQDWQKRLVDLVRIRKLAFESAPRHSKKKAEEAWQLAKERLERCEDSMKNIERLINLENPKRNEH; encoded by the coding sequence ATGAATCATTTTTCAAAGCTTAAAAGTGTCCTTGATACCTTGATTGGCCATTGCTCTCAAGTTGATAAATCGAGGGGCGCTTACCATCAAGCATTATTCGACAGAACCTTATTTAAATGTAGTGCGTCTATTTTACTTCCCTACGCAATGGAAGCTCAGACCACCTACCGCACCATATTACGAGAGCAGGCCAATAACCAACTCACTGCATCTCGAGCGACTTACCTGACCGATAAGTTAACCAATCAGATAGCAGCTGTCCAAAGAGAGTTAGCCAATCATGATTTAAGGTTAGATCGAAAAAGTAAGTTGGGGAAAAGTCTCAATGACTTGTATAACGAACTCGCTCAGCACCAAGATTGGCAAAAGCGATTGGTCGATTTAGTACGAATACGAAAATTAGCGTTTGAATCCGCACCTCGTCACAGCAAGAAAAAAGCGGAAGAGGCCTGGCAGTTAGCAAAAGAACGATTAGAACGCTGCGAAGACTCAATGAAAAATATTGAAAGATTGATCAACTTAGAGAACCCTAAGCGAAATGAGCACTGA
- the emrD gene encoding multidrug efflux MFS transporter EmrD, producing the protein MSASFPLAKLTFLIAILTAVGQMTQTMYVPSIGHMSGEFLVSASSLQAVMACYLIPYGLSQFVYGPLSDRLGRKPIIVAGLIIYIIGTLVALFAHEYEWFLAGSFIQGLGIGCGGAMSRTLTRDCFEGAELHRANSLISMCVIFSPLMAPVLGGYLTEAFGWRSSYLFLALFGIAVVITMMTSMMETLPKERRKQESVVNSYKFVLSDKRFQGFLLILVATFAGVAVFEAAAGVLLGGVLGLPATTVSLLFVLPIPGYLVGAGLSSYIAQRRSERRALNVGLVSILVGSAVVLIPGLFGQTTALTLIGGATIYFLGAGILFPAATTGALSPFPYHAGTGGAILGGMQNLGAGIATLLASFFPAQDQLPLGCLMIVMSFIVMLGLRWVNRKHDHSNEMPLAI; encoded by the coding sequence ATGTCTGCCTCGTTTCCATTAGCGAAACTTACCTTTTTAATCGCAATTCTGACTGCCGTAGGTCAAATGACTCAAACGATGTACGTGCCTTCTATCGGTCATATGTCGGGTGAGTTCTTGGTTTCTGCGTCTTCACTTCAAGCGGTGATGGCGTGTTACCTGATCCCTTACGGTCTGTCACAATTTGTCTACGGCCCGCTTTCTGATCGCCTAGGTCGTAAACCCATCATCGTTGCTGGTTTGATCATCTATATCATCGGTACGTTGGTTGCATTATTCGCTCATGAATATGAATGGTTCTTAGCTGGTAGCTTTATCCAAGGTTTGGGCATCGGTTGTGGTGGTGCGATGTCTCGTACATTGACTCGCGACTGTTTTGAAGGTGCAGAACTTCACCGCGCAAATAGCTTAATCAGCATGTGTGTAATTTTCTCACCATTGATGGCTCCTGTACTGGGTGGCTATCTAACAGAAGCTTTCGGCTGGCGTTCTAGCTACTTGTTCCTTGCGCTGTTTGGTATCGCTGTAGTGATCACCATGATGACGAGTATGATGGAAACTCTGCCAAAAGAACGACGCAAACAAGAATCGGTTGTAAACAGCTACAAATTCGTTCTGTCTGATAAACGTTTTCAAGGCTTCTTACTAATACTGGTCGCAACCTTTGCTGGCGTAGCTGTATTTGAAGCAGCGGCAGGTGTGCTACTTGGCGGCGTACTTGGTTTACCTGCAACCACAGTAAGCTTATTGTTTGTTTTGCCCATTCCGGGTTACTTAGTCGGTGCAGGCCTATCTAGCTACATCGCACAACGTCGCTCTGAGCGCCGCGCACTGAATGTTGGCCTAGTGTCGATCTTAGTCGGCTCTGCCGTGGTGCTGATACCGGGTCTGTTTGGTCAAACAACAGCATTAACTTTGATTGGCGGTGCAACCATTTACTTCTTGGGTGCTGGTATCCTATTTCCAGCAGCAACAACAGGGGCACTGTCGCCATTCCCATACCATGCAGGTACAGGAGGAGCGATCTTAGGTGGCATGCAGAACCTAGGTGCTGGCATCGCAACACTATTGGCATCGTTCTTCCCTGCTCAAGACCAGTTGCCACTCGGTTGCTTGATGATCGTAATGTCATTTATCGTTATGCTTGGTTTACGTTGGGTCAATCGTAAACATGACCACTCAAACGAAATGCCATTGGCAATCTAA
- a CDS encoding sulfite exporter TauE/SafE family protein gives MEMIEPTMLVVLALVAFAAGFIDAVAGGGGMLTVPALLSLGLPPHIALGTNKLAATFASSTAAVTYYRKKLFKPECWINAFIATLIGATIGTLAVDAISTEWLEKVLPLVILAAAVYTIFHKTPNANHNVSPKPCPVLKKKQKYQGFILGFYDGVAGPGTGAFWTVSSMALYRLNILLASGLSKAMNFTSNFTSLVTFAILGHIDWVLGLTMGVCLMAGAFVGAHSAIRFGATFIRPVFVTVVSVLAIKLAYEAWFVNL, from the coding sequence ATGGAAATGATTGAACCAACCATGTTGGTTGTACTTGCTTTGGTTGCATTTGCAGCTGGCTTTATTGATGCTGTGGCTGGCGGAGGCGGAATGCTAACCGTCCCTGCTTTGTTATCATTAGGTCTGCCGCCACACATTGCGCTTGGTACCAATAAACTTGCCGCGACCTTTGCCTCATCAACGGCCGCTGTCACTTATTATCGTAAAAAGCTATTTAAACCTGAATGTTGGATAAACGCGTTCATTGCGACATTAATTGGCGCAACCATAGGTACCCTAGCGGTCGATGCTATTAGCACAGAGTGGCTAGAGAAAGTTCTACCATTGGTCATTCTGGCTGCCGCAGTCTATACCATTTTTCATAAGACACCGAACGCTAATCACAACGTGTCACCTAAGCCTTGCCCTGTTCTTAAGAAAAAACAAAAGTACCAAGGGTTCATACTGGGGTTTTATGATGGAGTTGCAGGCCCAGGTACTGGTGCTTTTTGGACGGTTAGCTCTATGGCCCTTTATCGTCTAAATATATTGCTTGCTTCAGGCCTATCAAAAGCAATGAACTTCACCAGTAACTTCACCTCTCTAGTTACTTTTGCGATCCTTGGGCATATCGATTGGGTGCTTGGTTTAACCATGGGTGTATGCTTAATGGCAGGTGCATTCGTAGGGGCACACTCCGCCATTCGTTTTGGCGCCACTTTTATAAGACCTGTGTTTGTTACTGTTGTTAGCGTTCTTGCGATTAAACTGGCTTACGAAGCGTGGTTTGTAAACTTATAG
- the rsmS gene encoding pleiotropic regulatory protein RsmS, which translates to MSTDNTSSPLDNASEEVKLAVDLIYLLESNEIDPKVALEAIKIVQQDLQAKLASSI; encoded by the coding sequence ATGAGCACTGATAACACATCGTCACCACTGGATAACGCCTCAGAAGAAGTTAAGTTAGCTGTCGACCTGATCTATCTACTCGAAAGCAACGAAATCGACCCAAAAGTAGCGTTAGAGGCAATTAAAATTGTCCAACAAGATTTACAAGCCAAACTAGCATCTAGCATCTAG
- a CDS encoding methyl-accepting chemotaxis protein encodes MRSLSVQWKITLLAGCCLIITSLSLIGFSIYNATSNQQVIKSQSSESVINKTQQLLASVSQLNAQETQRYVDEAIYRAEMLAASAQFLKNNADENFTPSEELRTALDEMVRRSVLNFDSIQGAYLVFKPDLLDGEDTNYVDADYVGSNEKGRFAPYWKVADNGENVLSNVLSESSLSDGSNSERFYCPLSSGQTCISTPRVVNSGGKALLTSSISVPILVDDMAIGFLGIDLRLDGLTNVVTQSDQSLFDGAGAVYVVSLDGSVIASDDSSIAVGSSFQSDNTNSDLMTDFIFGGEVTTQWSENGEWLLAFAPVVAANQTWGVLFEIPRESVVADASRLDSIISAKLSEGIKTEVIAGIIFIVFGLAIIAFASLSIVRPIRQVVERLNDIASGEGDLTQRLEVKSQDEIGQLSKGFNQFLDKLQHTIKEVIQTTEQVANTTSQAKSSASSTRESSESQFKEVDLVATAAEEMTQTSGLVVQNAEIAVDAACEANRSAQQGQEVIELSAGEMRKLVDRMSSAVPIVEELAKNNGNITEILSVIEGISEQTNLLALNAAIEAARAGEQGRGFAVVADEVRNLASRTQSSVGEIRAVIDKVHAGTQDVVEAIQEGNILANDTALHVQKAVEDLGSIFTSIEAISDMNSQIVRAAEEQQSVSGEVNQSVVNIRDLSAKILEQAAASEQVGTEIDQLSQQQQKLVNQFKV; translated from the coding sequence ATGCGCTCTCTATCGGTACAGTGGAAAATCACCCTCTTAGCAGGTTGTTGCCTAATCATTACTTCACTGTCTCTTATTGGTTTCTCGATCTACAACGCGACGAGTAATCAACAAGTCATAAAATCTCAAAGTTCAGAATCAGTTATCAATAAAACTCAGCAATTGCTCGCGTCTGTTTCCCAGCTCAATGCTCAAGAAACTCAACGCTATGTCGATGAAGCCATCTACCGAGCCGAAATGCTTGCAGCCAGTGCTCAGTTTTTGAAGAACAATGCGGATGAGAACTTTACGCCAAGTGAAGAACTTCGTACTGCGTTAGATGAAATGGTTCGTCGCTCTGTTTTGAACTTTGATTCTATCCAAGGTGCGTATTTAGTCTTTAAACCAGATTTACTTGACGGCGAAGACACGAACTATGTCGATGCCGATTATGTTGGGTCTAACGAAAAAGGCCGCTTTGCGCCTTACTGGAAGGTTGCCGATAACGGTGAGAATGTTCTGTCGAATGTGCTTTCAGAATCGAGCTTAAGCGATGGCAGTAATAGCGAACGTTTTTACTGTCCTCTGTCTTCTGGGCAAACTTGTATCAGTACGCCTAGAGTCGTCAATAGTGGTGGTAAAGCATTACTTACCTCTTCAATCTCTGTGCCCATTTTAGTCGATGATATGGCGATCGGTTTCTTAGGGATTGACCTAAGATTAGATGGTTTAACCAATGTGGTCACTCAATCCGATCAAAGCTTGTTTGATGGTGCAGGTGCGGTCTATGTAGTTAGCCTAGATGGATCGGTGATCGCTTCTGATGACTCGAGTATTGCGGTTGGTTCAAGTTTTCAAAGTGACAACACAAACAGTGATTTGATGACTGACTTTATCTTTGGTGGTGAAGTGACGACTCAGTGGAGTGAGAACGGTGAGTGGTTACTCGCATTTGCTCCTGTTGTGGCCGCTAACCAAACTTGGGGCGTGCTGTTTGAGATCCCAAGAGAGAGTGTGGTTGCAGATGCAAGTCGACTCGATTCTATTATCAGCGCTAAGTTGAGCGAAGGCATTAAGACGGAAGTGATCGCTGGCATCATTTTCATTGTTTTCGGACTAGCAATCATCGCTTTTGCGTCACTGTCTATCGTTAGGCCTATTCGACAAGTTGTTGAGAGACTCAATGACATTGCTTCTGGTGAAGGTGACCTTACTCAGCGATTAGAAGTTAAATCGCAAGATGAGATCGGCCAACTATCGAAAGGCTTCAACCAATTCTTAGATAAACTTCAACACACGATCAAAGAAGTCATTCAAACCACAGAGCAAGTCGCGAATACAACCAGTCAGGCTAAATCGTCTGCGTCGAGTACGCGTGAAAGCAGTGAATCTCAATTCAAAGAAGTGGATCTAGTGGCTACCGCTGCCGAAGAGATGACTCAGACTTCGGGCTTAGTGGTACAAAATGCAGAAATCGCGGTAGACGCAGCTTGTGAAGCGAATCGTTCTGCTCAGCAAGGACAAGAGGTTATCGAACTTTCCGCGGGTGAAATGAGAAAGCTGGTGGATCGTATGTCGAGTGCTGTTCCGATTGTTGAAGAGCTGGCGAAGAATAACGGCAATATTACTGAGATCTTAAGTGTTATTGAGGGGATCTCTGAGCAAACCAACTTGCTAGCCTTGAATGCTGCTATTGAAGCGGCGAGGGCTGGTGAGCAAGGTCGAGGCTTTGCTGTGGTTGCTGATGAAGTTCGAAACCTAGCGAGTCGCACACAGTCCTCGGTTGGTGAAATTAGAGCTGTGATCGATAAGGTTCACGCTGGAACGCAAGACGTTGTTGAGGCAATACAAGAAGGCAACATACTTGCGAATGATACAGCACTGCACGTTCAGAAAGCGGTTGAAGATCTGGGTTCGATCTTTACTTCTATTGAGGCGATCAGTGACATGAACAGTCAGATCGTTCGAGCAGCCGAAGAGCAACAATCGGTTTCCGGTGAAGTGAATCAAAGCGTTGTTAACATTCGTGACTTAAGTGCGAAGATCTTAGAGCAAGCCGCGGCTTCTGAGCAAGTTGGTACTGAAATTGACCAACTGTCTCAACAGCAACAGAAATTGGTTAATCAGTTCAAGGTTTAG